The genomic region AAATCCAAATGCATTTGTGCTTGCCTACTTGGTTCATGGACGGTGCAGTACCCGCGAGCTATTTCTTTTCACTATCGTCCGCATTACTATTTTAAGACTTTCCTTTATAAGTGCAACTCCAACGCGAATCACCAAATCATCTGAAATGTTTAGAATTATTTTACTTTTCCCATCCAACGACATTCATAAAAGCGAACTAATATGTAagattttttgtccaaaaggacccctGGCCAACAGAATTGCCAAAAAAGACCACATGTCAAAAACATTGTCAAAAAAGACCCCCTCGCtagtggcggcaggcgcggcaggcgacacgtggcgCCTGCCGCCGTGCCAGGAGGCGGCGGGCCCGGCCGCCACCGGAGGAGGCGGCCACCCCTTGCGAACGGATTATCTGCAGTGCTTCGCGCCGCGACGGAACGGGGCTGGCCAGGTGGGCCCGGCCGTCACCGCGTGAGGCGGCCTCCCCTGGCGCGGTCGGTGCCTGGCCGACAGGCCCTGCTGAGAGCGGGCCCCGCCAGTGGGCCTCGCCGCCACTGGGTGAGGCGGCACCCCTGCCGACAAAAAAGAGCTGCTGCTGCACGCTGACTGCACGGAAGGCGAGGTGCATTGTTGCTGGCGGCATCTTTGCATGCGCGGGAAAACGACACTGATTCCGTGACTCACGGCGCTGATTCCGATACAAATTTCGCTCTTTCTGATGATTCGAAAATTGACGCTGATAGCCTGCTTTTGCTTTAGTCATGCGCGGCGACAGGTTCCCTGTTGCAGACTTAGCTAATTCCCTCGCGCGTGCTGGCTATTGCTTGAGAGGACGCGACGGCACTGCAGAAATACACTCACTCGTTGCGGGAATCCGAGGTTCCCTgttgtgccgacactacagggatcctaAAATATCCCGCCTAATTTCCTCTGTTCTCGCTTATTTTCTCGCCATCATTAATCGTCTGAGCCTATAAAAGAAGACACCGAGGCTCTCGTCCAGCCATCCTAGAAATCGCCAGTGCGCAAAGTGTGTAACACATTTTTTCAGTTGATATGAGTTTgccttgttcagatcaaaacattAGGCCGAGGAAAATGAAGAATGCAACTTTGCCTCCTGGGGTGGCAGTCCTGCGGTGTTGGTGTGGCGatctttgcaaggtgaaggaggtgacggatttttctgattggttgggcatgaagtttttcatgtgcgccaattatgaggaagatcctgccgtagctctttcagagtacgacaagcctccggtatgctttaaccatcacgaatagatattgttggtattttCATTGATTCTTTAGTAACATTCTTGTTTCTTGTTGTAGTCTCCTCCGCCTCTGTGCATGTACTATCGTTGGATTGACACGGAGAAGCCGGCTTGGGCAGTGACTGAGATTCGTGAAAGAAGTCGTCGTGCGTGGAATAGTTTATTTGCGGAAGAGCGACGCGAGAAggcggaagctgaggagaaagcagagcaagagagagagttAAAAGAATACTATGCGGAGCAACACCGTTTTTTTCAGGAAATGGGAAAAAAAACAGGGAAGAGGCTCGTCGCATGGAGGAGCAGGAACGACAGCGAAAGGAGGCTCGTGAGGCTGAGaggcagagaaagaaagaaagggctcgcgaggccaaggcagcagaagaagctggcgatggaaaaggaaaatatccacgCTGGACTCAGTAGATTCTTGTGGTAGTATTTTAAATTTCGCAATCATTTGTATCTTTATTTCTGCACTTTAATGTAGCTTTATTTCAGGAGTTAAATGTAGGTTTATTCCTACAatgtatcttattttcagttgtGCCGTGTCGTAATGGAAAAAAATATAGTTTAAGAATAAAGTAGTGGCATTTTCTTTTCCTCCACTAATATCGAACATCGTGCAACAACTACAAAATAaaattaagatagaacataatgccctacaataagagagtacaaactaataatgcaagtacatccaaattaaacggtagaactggaataaaactacatgaaggcatcatcgtcatcctccatcgatgcagaactcttgcccttcgaggatgtagaactcttacccttggacgatgcagaactcttgctcttcgaggatgcagtactcttgcccttagacgatgcagaactcttgccctttgatgatgcagcacccggaagcggcggcatgaagatatcatcttcatccttgctctcctcagtccataaaaatggatgattttctgcagtccttctgaaagtttcactcttcggctccactacaTTCTTCCACCTTGCacgcaacctaagaagttctttacgtacctcctcataggtcctttcaggccacccagacctacgtaattggtgagccaactcattcattatggtgtcactaccggtgagttcgtcccatggaactatcctattgtccatcctgaaatcggtagctagcctcagaagagtcctgctcatcccagggtgaaaactacgatcgaagggataatgggacatctcgactacactacactcgaatgcttatccacctccgtctgaagggggttttataggtagagaggagaaaatggcgggaaagaacgagtgCAGTGGAGCGGGATAGTATGGCGGGAGATATAGGCGGGAAAAATTGTTCCTGACTGGTGCATTTTTATTTCAGCAAACATAGATGTTCAAATCGAAAAGTCTGATACACACATATATAGATACAATGGGTCGCGCACGTGCATAGATGAATCACCCTACTTTACGATGACCACCTGGCCTTTCCTTACGACCGGAAGGGGACAAGCGATTAGGTGGCCGGGTCACACGAAGACCGCGGCCGTACTCCAATTCGGCTTCATGTGTCTGCGAGTCCTGCGTAGGTGGTGGAGTCGCGAATCCTTGTTGCGAACCTGAAGCGTAATTGTACGCGTATGGTTGTGACTCCGGGGGGATaaaagatgggccaataacatCCCCTCCGAAGAACTCTGTAACTAATGATGTAACCGTGTCGCCAAGATCATGTGATGCTCCCCGGAGGCCTGTGTTGACGCCATGATCATGTGATGCTCCCCGGAGGCCTGTGTTGACGCCGCGTTGGGTGTTCTCATCGCCCCAATTAACATCAGGTGTGTCCTGCACATAGAAACATTTTAAACAAATTGTTAGAGGATAATATATGATATCATTGTA from Triticum aestivum cultivar Chinese Spring chromosome 4A, IWGSC CS RefSeq v2.1, whole genome shotgun sequence harbors:
- the LOC123085750 gene encoding stress response protein NST1-like, producing the protein MSLPCSDQNIRPRKMKNATLPPGVAVLRCWCGDLCKVKEVTDFSDWLGMKFFMCANYEEDPAVALSEYDKPPSPPPLCMYYRWIDTEKPAWAVTEIRERSRRAWNSLFAEERREKAEAEEKAEQERELKEYYAEQHRFFQEMGKKTGKRLVAWRSRNDSERRLVRLRGRERKKGLARPRQQKKLAMEKENIHAGLSRFLW
- the LOC123085749 gene encoding uncharacterized protein isoform X2; the encoded protein is MSNGGRVRVLERHCHDMTHLYHCIALLRCSFVRGRHLRTMARAWIRCPSSFFPLTHMRTQDMMHTPKDTPDVNWGDENTQRGVNTGLRGASHDHGVNTGLRGASHDLGDTVTSLVTEFFGGDVIGPSFIPPESQPYAYNYASGSQQGFATPPPTQDSQTHEAELEYGRGLRVTRPPNRLSPSGRKERPGGHRKVG